Proteins from a genomic interval of Heterodontus francisci isolate sHetFra1 unplaced genomic scaffold, sHetFra1.hap1 HAP1_SCAFFOLD_84, whole genome shotgun sequence:
- the LOC137359267 gene encoding histone H2A type 2-B-like, with amino-acid sequence MSGRGKNSGKARAKAKSHSSRAGLQLPVGRVHRLLRKGSYAERVGAGAPVYLAAVLEYLTAEILELAGNAARDNKKTRIIPRHMQLAVRNDEELNKLLGGVTIAQGGVLPNIQAVLLPK; translated from the coding sequence atgtctggaagaggaaagaacagcgggaaagctcgggccaaggccaagtctcactcctcccgggctggactgcagttgccggtgggccgtgttcacaggctcctgagaaagggcagctatgctgagcgtgtgggtgccggagccccggtctatctggctgctgtgctcgagtatctgaccgctgaaatcctcgagctggccggtaacgcggcccgggacaacaagaaaacccgcatcatccccagacacatgcagctggccgtccgcaacgacgaggagctcaacaagctgctgggaggggtgactatcgctcagggcggggtgctgcctaatatccaggccgtgctgctgcccaag